The window ACAGTGGAGGAAAATACACTGATCCCTGTCAACACAATCCAAAAGCATCCGGATGAGAATTTGATTATCCTGGTGACAAGTAATCAAGGTGAACCACTTGAAGCGATCGATAAAATTGTTCGTAAACAGCATCGTGATATCCGCATTAAAGATACGGACACTGTGTTAATTACGTTTACCCCTTCACCGGGGATGGAAGTGCAAATGGGAACAGCGATGAACAATCTTGCCAAGGCAGGAGCGAACGTGCTGGCAGCGGATAAAAAAATTCATGTTTCAGGTCATGGTAGTCAAGAAGATCTAAAAATGATGCTGAATCTTATGAAGCCAAAATACTTTATCCCTATACAAGGCGAGTACAGAATGTTAATTGCCCATTCAAAGCTTGCACAACAAGTGGGTATGAAAAAATCTCAAATCTTTATCGCCGACAAAGGGGATATCGTCGAATACAAAAATGGTAAAATGCGAATGAGTGGCCGTGTTCAAGCAGGCAATGTCTTAATTGACGGAATCGGTGTAGGGGACGTAGGAAACATCGTCTTGAGAGATCGTAAATTATTATCTCAAGATGGAATTTTCATCGTCGTCGTTACATTGAATCGTGGACAAAAAAGAATTGCATCTGGCCCAGAAATTTTATCGCGCGGATTTGTTTATGTGCGTGAGTCAGAGGAGTTAATCCTTGAAGCTACTGAACTTGCACGAACTGTTATTGAAAAGTATGTAAATAAAGATACATTTGAATGGACAAACATTAAACAAGAAATCCGTGATACACTAAATGCTTATTTATTCCAAAAAACAAAGCGCCGCCCAATGATTATCCCAATAATTATGGAATACTAAGCGAAAGACTAAGGTGCGTTGTAGACAATAAAATAAGTTTTTCCTTATGAAAAGTGAGGAACTGTCACAACAAAAAGGATTTTCTTAACCGTCACAGGTCGAGGAAATCCTTTTTGTCTTCAAGAAGAAGTATAAGTAAAGAGGTGAATCGAATGGCAGATAAAAAAACAAAAGCCAAAAAAGGACTACATCCATTAGCATATGAAATTATTGGGTTATTATTAATTGGTTTTGCCATAATCATCTTTTTTGAATATGGGGTAGTCGGAAGAACAATCCAAACCGTTTCTATGTTTTTATTTGGCAACCTGCATGTTGTTGTACCGTTCTTTTCGGTACTGATTGCCGTACTATTAATGATTAACAGAGAAGGAATTGGCTTTACAGACCGCATAGTCCAAGGCTCGCTTTTAATTGTCTGTAGTTTAGCGATTTTTAGCCATAGTGTGCTTTTTGAAGAATTGTATAATAGCAACAAATTACTATCAGACTCCGTCATCCGTGAAACTTGGCGATTATTAATTGACATGGAAGGGATCGAAGCCCGTAGCAGTGCTATAGGTGGGGGAATGGTAGGGGCATTGCTTTTTAGTATGTTCCATATTCTATTTGACTCGGCCGGAGCGAAAATTGCGGCATGGTTCTTATTCTTTATCGGCCTGATTTTAATCACTGGAAAAGCGCTTGTGCCGATATTGGTTGAAAATGCACCCAAATGGAAAAAGAAATTTCCGCGCAGAAAACGAAGAGCAAAGCCCGTTGTCAAGGATGAGAAAAAGCCAAGACGCTCTCGAACAAAAGATGAACCGGTTTCCGATGAAATTGCGGCAACATCTGCTGAGCCTGCTCGTGGGAAGAAAAAACGAAAACCCAAACCAGAACCTGTTGTGGAAGAGTTCATAGAGGATGAGGAGGACGATTTCGATGAAGAACCAATCATTTCGGCCTTCACCCAACATATTCAGCCTGCTCCAGCACAAATTACGATAAAAGAAGAAGAGCCGGTTGTTGAAGATAAAACAAATATCGATGAAGTCATTCAAAGAGCGGTAGAAACCAATGTTGAAAATGTTGATTATCGACTACCTTCCATGGATTTGTTACTATTGCCTCCAGCTTATGACCAAAGTGGCGAATATTCCGTCATTCAAGCTAACGCGAAAAAGCTGGAACAAACCTTCTTGAGCTTTGGTGTAAAAGCAAAAGTAACACAAGTTCACCTTGGTCCAGCGGTAACAAAATATGAGGTTATGCCGGATGTCGGAGTGAAAGTAAGTAAGATTGTAAGCTTGCAAGATGACTTAGCCCTAGCGCTTGCTGCAAAGGATATCCGTATGGAGGCACCGATTCCAGGGAAATCTGCTATTGGGATTGAAGTGCCCAATAGTGAAATTGCGATGGTTACATTGCGTGAGGTGCTTGAAGCCAAAGAGAATAATAAACCAGATTCCAAGCTGTTAATTGGATTTGGCCGTGATATTACTGGACAAGCAATCCTTGCTGAATTAAACAAAATGCCTCACTTACTAGTGGCAGGTTCTACTGGTAGTGGTAAATCGGTCTGTATCAACGGGATTATTGTTTCGATTTTGATGCGTGCAGCGCCACATGAAGTAAAGATGATGTTAATTGACCCGAAAATGGTTGAGTTAAATGTCTATAATGGGATTCCACATCTGCTGGCACCGGTTGTAACGGATGCACGAAAAGCATCACAAGCATTACAAAAAGTCGTTTCTGAAATGGAAAGACGTTATGATTTATTCTCGCATACAGGTACAAGAAATATTAAAGGCTATAACGATTATATTGAAAAACACAACAGAGAAACCGAAGAAAAACAACCAAAATTACCCTATATTGTGGTAATTATCGATGAGTTAGCTGACTTAATGATGGTAGCGTCGCATGATGTTGAGGATTCGATTACTCGACTGGCACAAATGGCTCGTGCTGCCGGAATTCATCTAATTATCGCGACACAGCGTCCTTCAGTGGATGTCATTACAGGTGTCATTAAAGCGAATATTCCTTCAAGAATCGCTTTTGCTGTATCATCTGCTATTGATTCGCGCACAATACTTGATATGGGCGGTGCTGAACGGTTACTTGGAAGAGGAGATATGCTATTCCTTCCAGCTGGTTCTTCTAAACCAATACGTGTTCAGGGGTCATTCTTATCAGACGAAGAGGTTGAAGAAGTAGTGGACTTTGTTATAGAACAACAAAAGGCACAGTATGACGAAACGATGATTCCAACGGATGAACCGGAAAAATCATTTGAGGAAGAAACGGACGATTTATATGATGATGCTGTTCAGCTAGTTGTTGAAATGCAGACGGCTTCGGTCTCTATGCTGCAAAGACGCTTTAGAATTGGCTATTCCAGAGCTGCTCGTATTGTAGATCAGATGGAAGTTCGAGGTGTA is drawn from Lysinibacillus sp. SGAir0095 and contains these coding sequences:
- a CDS encoding ribonuclease J, giving the protein MTKTKNEVIRVIPLGGVGEIGKSMYVIEIDDELFIVDSGLMFPEDEMLGIDIVIPDITYLEENKERVKGIFLTHGHEDAIGSIAYVLQKIKAPVYGSKLTIALAKEHLKDLPVSQPVKFFEVTNKSRMNFNSTYVTFFHTTHSIPDSLGIVFHTSEGAIVHTGEFKFDQSAKGKFRPDIAKMAQLGEEGVFILLSESTEAERPGHTTSEVVIEEKLTKYFHAAPARILVAVYASNFIRIQQVFNHAQESGRKVAVVGKSLEKVIDIGLNLGYLTVEENTLIPVNTIQKHPDENLIILVTSNQGEPLEAIDKIVRKQHRDIRIKDTDTVLITFTPSPGMEVQMGTAMNNLAKAGANVLAADKKIHVSGHGSQEDLKMMLNLMKPKYFIPIQGEYRMLIAHSKLAQQVGMKKSQIFIADKGDIVEYKNGKMRMSGRVQAGNVLIDGIGVGDVGNIVLRDRKLLSQDGIFIVVVTLNRGQKRIASGPEILSRGFVYVRESEELILEATELARTVIEKYVNKDTFEWTNIKQEIRDTLNAYLFQKTKRRPMIIPIIMEY
- a CDS encoding DNA translocase FtsK, which codes for MADKKTKAKKGLHPLAYEIIGLLLIGFAIIIFFEYGVVGRTIQTVSMFLFGNLHVVVPFFSVLIAVLLMINREGIGFTDRIVQGSLLIVCSLAIFSHSVLFEELYNSNKLLSDSVIRETWRLLIDMEGIEARSSAIGGGMVGALLFSMFHILFDSAGAKIAAWFLFFIGLILITGKALVPILVENAPKWKKKFPRRKRRAKPVVKDEKKPRRSRTKDEPVSDEIAATSAEPARGKKKRKPKPEPVVEEFIEDEEDDFDEEPIISAFTQHIQPAPAQITIKEEEPVVEDKTNIDEVIQRAVETNVENVDYRLPSMDLLLLPPAYDQSGEYSVIQANAKKLEQTFLSFGVKAKVTQVHLGPAVTKYEVMPDVGVKVSKIVSLQDDLALALAAKDIRMEAPIPGKSAIGIEVPNSEIAMVTLREVLEAKENNKPDSKLLIGFGRDITGQAILAELNKMPHLLVAGSTGSGKSVCINGIIVSILMRAAPHEVKMMLIDPKMVELNVYNGIPHLLAPVVTDARKASQALQKVVSEMERRYDLFSHTGTRNIKGYNDYIEKHNRETEEKQPKLPYIVVIIDELADLMMVASHDVEDSITRLAQMARAAGIHLIIATQRPSVDVITGVIKANIPSRIAFAVSSAIDSRTILDMGGAERLLGRGDMLFLPAGSSKPIRVQGSFLSDEEVEEVVDFVIEQQKAQYDETMIPTDEPEKSFEEETDDLYDDAVQLVVEMQTASVSMLQRRFRIGYSRAARIVDQMEVRGVVGPPDGSRPRQVLYDKANVE